The Maylandia zebra isolate NMK-2024a linkage group LG7, Mzebra_GT3a, whole genome shotgun sequence genome contains a region encoding:
- the nrarpa gene encoding notch-regulated ankyrin repeat-containing protein A has product MSQADVSTCSAPQRVFQEAVKKGNTKELHSLLQNMTNCEFNVNSFGPEGQTALHQSVIDGNLELVKLLVKFGADIRLANREGWSALHIAAFGGHQDIVLYLITKAKYSSGAR; this is encoded by the coding sequence ATGAGCCAGGCGGATGTGTCAACTTGCTCCGCGCCGCAAAGGGTTTTCCAGGAGGCGGTTAAGAAGGGCAACACCAAGGAGCTGCACTCTTTGCTGCAGAACATGACAAACTGCGAGTTCAACGTCAACTCCTTCGGGCCGGAAGGACAGACGGCCCTCCATCAGTCAGTAATTGACGGAAACCTGGAGCTGGTAAAACTGCTGGTGAAATTTGGTGCAGATATCAGACTGGCCAACCGGGAAGGGTGGAGCGCTTTACACATCGCCGCTTTCGGGGGCCACCAAGACATTGTGCTATACCTCATCACCAAGGCCAAGTATTCCTCTGGCGCCCGGTGA